The following proteins are encoded in a genomic region of Maribacter hydrothermalis:
- a CDS encoding AraC family transcriptional regulator — MNHRIRVHDIDVKIFIEDIAKSLKLVPEEDANEICVRIPEKIGFGFIKATCFDYGLGVLEFNFLLKQELILEYEKGSVHPLKLLFNRESTITHKFEDIDEMHEIDLLENVITSSTPQNNHIFIFPTNTSISLFSIEINRKLFEEKISEFLTEMDEDLMKLFRDVNGTQIFYSKGFYGLDIAKFIEEFMECELVDFMKTVYQEGKAYEILTFQLQHYLKGIDDEGINTVLNKATLEKIEKAAKIIENELDRMDNIVVLAKRVGLNQTNLQRGFKKLYKTSVNQYIKNFRIEKAKELLETTDLNITQISYKIGINSRSYFSKLFKEKYGLSPRDFYQHIRKSTS, encoded by the coding sequence ATGAATCATAGAATCCGTGTGCACGATATTGATGTTAAAATATTTATTGAAGATATCGCCAAAAGTTTAAAGCTTGTCCCTGAAGAAGATGCAAATGAGATATGTGTTCGTATTCCTGAAAAAATTGGTTTTGGATTTATAAAAGCCACTTGTTTTGATTATGGATTAGGAGTGTTAGAATTTAACTTTTTGTTGAAGCAAGAATTAATACTTGAATATGAAAAGGGTTCTGTGCATCCGTTAAAATTACTGTTCAATAGAGAATCTACAATTACGCACAAATTTGAGGATATTGATGAAATGCATGAAATTGATCTTCTTGAGAATGTGATAACATCAAGCACTCCTCAGAATAATCATATTTTTATATTTCCGACGAATACATCAATAAGTCTTTTTAGTATTGAAATAAACAGAAAATTATTTGAAGAAAAAATAAGCGAATTTCTTACTGAAATGGATGAAGACCTAATGAAGCTGTTTAGAGATGTAAACGGCACCCAAATCTTTTATTCAAAAGGATTTTATGGTTTGGATATTGCTAAATTCATCGAAGAATTTATGGAATGTGAGTTAGTGGACTTTATGAAAACGGTTTACCAAGAAGGGAAGGCTTACGAGATACTTACATTTCAATTACAACACTATTTAAAAGGTATAGACGATGAAGGCATCAATACCGTTTTAAATAAAGCTACCCTTGAAAAAATTGAAAAGGCTGCGAAAATTATTGAAAATGAGCTTGACCGAATGGATAATATTGTTGTCTTGGCAAAGAGAGTAGGGCTAAACCAAACCAATTTACAAAGAGGTTTTAAAAAACTTTATAAAACTTCTGTAAACCAATATATTAAAAATTTCAGAATTGAAAAAGCAAAAGAATTGTTAGAAACTACCGATTTGAATATAACGCAGATTAGTTATAAAATTGGAATTAATTCTAGAAGTTATTTTTCAAAACTTTTTAAAGAGAAATATGGGCTTTCACCTAGAGATTTTTATCAGCATATACGAAAATCAACTTCTTAA
- a CDS encoding GH3 family domain-containing protein, which translates to MAILGSVIKGFLELRDKLAPDTNPVEAQKKVFKNLLGTAKDTDFGRHYNFETILSSKQPLKLFKDSVPFFDYNKINEEWWAKLHDGETDVTWPGTPDYFALSSGTTGKTSKRIPVTNEMLDAIRDAGIKQVYALSNFDLPIDFFEKGILMLGSSTDLNTKDGHKEGEISGISASNIPTWFQGFYKPGEEIAQIDDWDERVQKIAEEAPNWDIGALSGIPSWMELMLQKVISYHNLNHIHEIWPNFQVYTSGGVAFGPYEKSFNSLLGKPVTVIDTYLASEGFIAFQARPETDAMQLVTDGGIYFEFVPFKPEYINQDGSIINNAPSLSLEEVETGQDYILIISTVSGAWRYLIGDTIEFTNVEKAEIKITGRTKFFLNTVGSQLSVNKLDDAVQHLEMTFDIKIPEYTLCAKRVDGEFYHCWYLGTENEKDNLTLANALDEHLKGANNNYKVARSKALKGVKVKTLLPSVFHEWNGMNKKKGGQVKMERVMGEDKFAEWEEFVQK; encoded by the coding sequence ATGGCAATACTTGGTAGTGTAATCAAAGGTTTTTTAGAATTAAGAGATAAACTGGCGCCGGACACAAACCCTGTTGAAGCGCAGAAAAAAGTATTTAAAAATTTATTAGGCACAGCAAAAGACACGGACTTTGGCAGACATTATAATTTTGAAACCATTTTATCTTCTAAGCAACCTTTAAAATTATTTAAGGACTCAGTTCCTTTTTTCGATTATAATAAGATCAATGAGGAATGGTGGGCAAAATTACATGATGGTGAAACCGATGTAACATGGCCGGGTACTCCAGATTATTTTGCTTTAAGTTCAGGAACTACTGGCAAGACAAGTAAAAGGATACCCGTTACAAATGAAATGCTCGACGCCATCCGCGATGCAGGTATTAAACAAGTGTATGCCTTAAGTAACTTTGATCTCCCCATAGACTTCTTTGAAAAAGGTATTTTAATGCTTGGGAGTTCTACAGATTTAAATACAAAAGATGGACATAAAGAAGGTGAAATAAGTGGCATAAGTGCAAGCAACATCCCTACATGGTTTCAAGGCTTTTATAAACCAGGAGAAGAAATTGCCCAAATCGATGATTGGGACGAGCGTGTACAAAAAATTGCGGAAGAAGCACCTAATTGGGATATTGGAGCGTTAAGTGGAATACCTTCATGGATGGAGCTTATGCTACAAAAGGTTATTTCTTACCACAACCTTAATCATATTCATGAAATATGGCCAAATTTTCAAGTATATACTTCAGGTGGCGTTGCTTTTGGACCCTATGAAAAAAGTTTTAATTCGTTGTTGGGAAAACCAGTAACTGTTATTGATACTTATTTGGCTTCTGAAGGATTTATTGCTTTCCAGGCCCGACCAGAAACGGATGCAATGCAATTAGTAACGGATGGTGGAATATATTTTGAATTTGTTCCATTTAAGCCAGAGTATATCAATCAAGACGGGTCAATTATAAACAATGCACCTTCACTTTCATTAGAAGAAGTTGAAACTGGCCAAGATTATATATTAATTATTAGTACAGTGTCGGGAGCTTGGCGTTACTTAATTGGCGATACTATTGAATTTACAAATGTGGAAAAAGCCGAAATTAAAATTACAGGAAGAACCAAATTTTTTCTAAATACGGTAGGCTCGCAACTTTCAGTTAATAAGTTGGATGATGCAGTACAACATTTAGAAATGACGTTTGATATAAAAATTCCAGAATACACGTTATGTGCAAAACGTGTTGACGGTGAGTTTTATCACTGTTGGTATTTAGGTACTGAAAATGAAAAAGATAATTTAACGCTTGCCAACGCGTTGGATGAACATTTAAAAGGCGCAAACAATAATTATAAAGTTGCACGTTCCAAAGCGCTTAAAGGTGTTAAGGTTAAAACCTTGTTACCCTCGGTATTTCATGAGTGGAATGGAATGAATAAAAAGAAAGGCGGTCAAGTAAAAATGGAACGGGTTATGGGAGAAGATAAATTTGCAGAATGGGAAGAATTTGTTCAAAAATAG
- a CDS encoding response regulator → MGNKDILNIALADDDIDDRMLFKEAIEEIGIKTNLLLFNNGQELMDHLNIPSIILPNLIFLDLNMPVKNGMQCLTEIRKNPKFKDISIAIYSTSSSEKDIENTFVNGANIYLNKPNNFSKLQESVERVLHLDWQYHTSNLNKDNFLFRL, encoded by the coding sequence ATGGGCAATAAGGATATTTTGAATATTGCGTTGGCAGATGATGATATTGATGATAGAATGCTTTTTAAAGAAGCCATAGAGGAAATAGGTATTAAAACGAATTTATTGCTGTTTAACAACGGACAAGAGTTAATGGACCATCTTAATATTCCAAGTATAATTCTGCCCAATCTTATATTTCTTGATTTAAACATGCCTGTTAAAAACGGTATGCAATGCCTCACAGAAATTCGTAAAAACCCTAAATTTAAAGATATTTCCATAGCTATTTATTCTACATCTTCTTCAGAAAAAGATATAGAAAACACATTTGTTAATGGAGCAAATATTTATCTGAACAAGCCCAATAACTTTAGTAAATTACAGGAATCTGTTGAAAGGGTTTTGCATTTAGATTGGCAATACCACACTTCAAATCTTAATAAAGATAATTTTTTGTTTCGATTGTAA
- a CDS encoding PAS domain-containing protein has translation MDLNMLLKRTNFNIPFKIALVVAVFLLLFIASVNYRMIKNLQNSSELVSQSLMVDREINNLFSQYSLMESAEFRSVILKDSTFKDSYIDYKLESDKALSKLYKLTESTPEQQLILDSVSVLKDELHSKLILLHGKIGASGSDSVVIANVKTTASLLKKVRSLKEQMVLEKEMLLQERLATFEWQTNLTPLTSLLLAFFSLAVFTIAFLKIRKDKHQIQSSQLLLGNIVQSTDNIMNYYEPIYNDLNEVVDFKIVFANECNRDYLGLDPEEIVGKPVSSIFPFLLLNGELEEMISSFKQGETRSFERQVAVNREKFWFHSIIKPMDKGILVVVRNDTEENKAHEKVLALNEELILQNSIMVEAKRMARIGSYTWHIETDTAEISDNFYHILGYDPEDFKPSFENYLELIHPDDRTSYEEVMKVVIETRQPPEHTYRVSTKTGNTIYLKVNGKFIKNKGKEVLIGVVQDITAEKLAFNELQKLNEQLKVQNSIFVDAEEVAGLGSYIWYLDNGEAILSDNFYRILGHEPKSFKMTFDSYKKFVHPDDLEDYITLGKETKAEGKSSINKYRIISKTGKVKHLQLNGQYLEKNGRPTSVGVVQNISKKIRADEKLRLRNLELKRSNIELESFNRVASHDLQEPLRKIQMFLSRIEDKEGDKLSEKAQEYFSKVTTAAQRMQSLILNLLSYSRIDSNHENFEKVDLNQVLQKVKEELAERIIETKAEIGSEDLPVVKGIFFQLEQLLNNLISNALKYRNQTLIPKIDITSEKVRREQIPENFFKTSKHYYKITIVDNGIGFADENAGKIFEVFQRLHQKNEYSGTGIGLAICKKIVENHHGNIHATSKLGKGTAFIIYLPA, from the coding sequence ATGGATTTAAATATGCTACTTAAAAGGACAAACTTTAATATACCATTTAAGATAGCTTTAGTAGTTGCAGTATTTCTGTTATTGTTTATTGCCAGTGTTAATTATCGAATGATAAAAAACCTACAAAATTCATCAGAATTGGTTTCTCAATCATTAATGGTAGATCGGGAAATAAACAACCTTTTTTCGCAATATAGTTTAATGGAGTCAGCTGAATTTAGATCAGTAATATTAAAAGACTCTACTTTTAAAGATTCTTATATTGACTATAAACTGGAAAGTGATAAAGCGTTAAGCAAGCTATATAAACTAACAGAAAGTACTCCGGAACAACAACTAATTTTAGATTCTGTTTCAGTTTTAAAAGATGAACTACATTCCAAATTAATTTTACTCCATGGTAAAATTGGAGCTTCAGGGTCAGACTCCGTCGTAATTGCAAACGTTAAAACAACGGCTTCGCTTTTAAAAAAGGTCCGTAGTTTAAAAGAGCAGATGGTTTTGGAAAAAGAAATGCTTTTACAAGAACGTTTGGCAACTTTTGAATGGCAAACAAACCTTACCCCATTAACATCTTTACTACTAGCATTTTTTTCATTAGCTGTTTTTACAATAGCATTTTTAAAAATCAGAAAAGACAAACACCAAATACAATCGTCGCAGTTGTTACTTGGAAATATAGTTCAGAGTACGGACAACATTATGAATTACTATGAACCAATTTATAATGACTTAAATGAAGTTGTAGACTTTAAAATTGTTTTTGCCAATGAGTGCAACCGCGACTATTTAGGATTAGATCCAGAGGAAATAGTGGGCAAACCCGTTTCATCTATTTTTCCATTTTTATTGCTTAATGGGGAACTTGAAGAAATGATAAGTAGCTTTAAACAAGGTGAAACACGAAGTTTTGAGCGTCAAGTAGCTGTAAATCGCGAAAAATTTTGGTTCCATTCCATTATTAAACCAATGGACAAGGGAATTTTAGTGGTTGTAAGAAATGATACTGAAGAGAATAAGGCGCATGAAAAAGTACTTGCCTTAAATGAGGAGTTAATACTGCAAAATTCTATTATGGTCGAAGCAAAAAGAATGGCTAGGATTGGTAGTTATACTTGGCATATAGAAACAGATACCGCTGAAATTTCTGATAATTTTTATCATATTTTGGGATATGATCCAGAAGATTTTAAACCTTCTTTTGAAAATTATTTAGAATTAATTCATCCAGATGACCGTACTTCTTATGAGGAGGTAATGAAAGTAGTAATCGAAACCCGACAGCCGCCAGAACATACCTACAGGGTATCTACTAAAACCGGAAATACTATATATTTAAAAGTCAACGGTAAATTTATTAAGAACAAAGGTAAAGAGGTGCTGATTGGGGTTGTACAAGATATTACTGCCGAAAAGCTTGCCTTTAATGAACTTCAAAAATTAAATGAGCAGTTAAAAGTACAGAATTCTATATTTGTCGATGCCGAAGAAGTTGCAGGTCTTGGAAGTTATATTTGGTACTTAGATAATGGTGAAGCCATACTCTCGGACAACTTTTATCGCATATTAGGACATGAGCCAAAGTCCTTTAAAATGACTTTTGACAGTTATAAGAAATTTGTACATCCGGATGATCTTGAAGATTATATTACTTTGGGTAAAGAAACCAAAGCAGAAGGAAAGTCCAGTATCAACAAATATCGAATTATTTCAAAAACCGGAAAAGTAAAACATCTTCAGCTAAATGGTCAATATTTAGAAAAAAATGGTAGACCAACCTCTGTAGGAGTTGTACAAAATATTTCTAAAAAGATAAGGGCAGATGAAAAACTTCGTTTAAGAAATTTAGAGTTAAAGCGTAGTAATATAGAACTAGAATCCTTCAATCGTGTTGCTAGTCATGACCTTCAAGAACCATTAAGGAAAATTCAAATGTTTCTTTCGCGAATCGAGGATAAAGAGGGCGATAAGCTTTCGGAAAAAGCGCAAGAGTATTTTTCCAAGGTTACCACAGCAGCACAACGAATGCAATCTTTAATTCTCAATTTATTATCCTACTCCCGTATTGACAGTAATCATGAAAATTTTGAAAAAGTAGACTTGAACCAGGTACTGCAAAAAGTTAAAGAGGAGCTAGCTGAACGAATCATTGAAACCAAGGCCGAAATAGGTTCAGAGGATTTACCCGTAGTAAAGGGCATATTTTTTCAATTAGAACAATTATTAAACAATTTAATTTCTAATGCACTTAAATATCGTAATCAAACTTTAATACCCAAAATAGATATAACGTCTGAAAAAGTTCGTCGCGAACAAATTCCCGAAAACTTTTTTAAAACAAGCAAACATTATTATAAAATAACCATTGTAGATAATGGTATTGGATTTGCTGATGAAAATGCGGGAAAAATATTTGAGGTCTTTCAGCGTTTGCATCAAAAAAATGAATATTCGGGTACAGGTATTGGTCTTGCCATTTGTAAAAAAATAGTAGAAAACCATCATGGTAATATTCATGCCACAAGTAAATTAGGTAAAGGAACTGCATTTATAATTTACCTACCTGCCTAA
- a CDS encoding arsenate reductase family protein, translating into MGVIAKNKRKIILYYNSESSIGKQTLAYVTSSEKDILSVDISKTKVTGTQWAEIANGLNINISDLINTNHPDFVNIYGKEPIEMEEEDWLKILEKEPNVLAYPIIIKGNRYVQLKSPSNFLKYIDSFNENV; encoded by the coding sequence CTAAAAATAAAAGGAAAATTATACTGTACTACAATTCTGAAAGTTCAATAGGAAAGCAAACGTTGGCCTATGTAACATCTTCAGAAAAAGATATCTTAAGTGTAGACATTTCAAAAACAAAGGTAACTGGTACGCAGTGGGCCGAAATTGCTAATGGGTTGAACATAAATATTTCAGATTTAATTAATACAAATCACCCAGATTTTGTAAACATTTATGGTAAAGAACCAATAGAAATGGAAGAAGAAGATTGGTTAAAAATTTTAGAAAAAGAACCAAATGTTTTGGCATATCCGATAATTATAAAAGGTAATAGATACGTACAACTAAAATCCCCATCAAACTTTTTAAAGTATATAGATAGTTTTAATGAAAATGTGTAG
- a CDS encoding YciE/YciF ferroxidase family protein → MKTLEELFEHQLKDLYSAENQIIEALPKMTEKATDTDLKDVFENHYHETMEQKSRLEIICRELNITPSGEKCKAMEGLIKEARNFISEASSEEVMDAGLIAEAQRVEHYEISGYGTAVRFAKELGHRDIAKRLQITLDEEYEADNKLDKIAENRLNKKAIG, encoded by the coding sequence ATGAAAACGTTAGAAGAATTATTTGAACATCAATTAAAAGATTTATATAGTGCAGAAAACCAAATTATAGAAGCACTACCTAAAATGACAGAAAAAGCGACTGATACAGATTTAAAAGATGTTTTTGAGAATCATTACCATGAGACCATGGAGCAAAAAAGTAGGCTGGAAATTATTTGTAGAGAACTCAATATTACACCAAGTGGAGAAAAATGTAAGGCTATGGAAGGACTTATTAAAGAGGCAAGAAATTTTATTTCTGAAGCATCTTCAGAAGAGGTCATGGACGCCGGTTTAATTGCCGAAGCCCAACGCGTGGAACATTATGAAATTTCTGGTTATGGAACCGCAGTACGCTTTGCAAAAGAGCTCGGACATAGAGATATTGCCAAGAGGCTTCAAATAACTTTAGATGAAGAATATGAGGCCGATAATAAACTGGACAAAATAGCTGAAAACAGATTAAATAAAAAAGCAATCGGATAA
- a CDS encoding BLUF domain-containing protein: MYQLTYISTESTNMVATDLDEILAEARTTNFNKNITGCLVYYDHKFVQILEGEKNDIQELYEKIKCDKRHQSLKILWEGKVSKRYFSDWNMAFYYPSVINNTNKEEKRFLNNMKLLSQFSKTSTSPLLMFWNTVRTFLDKNSNPILQR, from the coding sequence ATGTACCAACTAACCTATATATCTACAGAATCGACCAACATGGTAGCTACCGACTTGGATGAAATTTTGGCGGAAGCTAGAACTACAAATTTTAATAAAAATATAACCGGTTGTCTGGTGTATTACGATCATAAATTTGTCCAGATTTTAGAAGGAGAAAAAAATGATATCCAAGAATTATACGAAAAAATTAAATGTGACAAGAGACATCAATCTTTAAAAATACTTTGGGAAGGAAAAGTTTCTAAAAGATATTTTAGCGATTGGAATATGGCTTTTTACTACCCTTCGGTAATAAATAACACCAACAAGGAGGAGAAACGATTTTTAAATAATATGAAGCTATTATCCCAATTTTCAAAAACTTCAACCAGTCCACTTTTAATGTTCTGGAACACGGTAAGAACATTTTTGGATAAAAATTCTAACCCCATTTTACAACGTTAA
- a CDS encoding DUF1328 family protein encodes MLRWTITFVILAIIAGIFGFGGIAAGAASIAKILFFIFIVLLIFSLISGRKKI; translated from the coding sequence ATGTTACGCTGGACAATCACCTTTGTAATTCTTGCAATTATTGCCGGTATTTTCGGATTCGGTGGTATTGCAGCAGGAGCTGCGAGTATAGCAAAAATTTTATTTTTTATATTCATAGTTCTTTTAATATTTTCCTTAATTTCTGGAAGAAAAAAAATATAA
- a CDS encoding response regulator: protein MRVIKTAKPFIFLVDDDYDDRQLFSEALEAIKMDYRITTFTNGVDLMANLIDPSTELPNYIFLDLNMPLMNGEECLDDIRGELNFANIRVIIYSGYYDEEEVNRLLNKGADQYLQKPKSFKELKIQIENCFSA from the coding sequence ATGAGAGTTATAAAAACTGCAAAACCATTTATTTTTTTGGTTGATGATGATTACGATGATCGACAATTGTTTTCTGAAGCTCTTGAAGCTATTAAAATGGATTATAGAATTACCACTTTTACCAATGGTGTTGATTTAATGGCAAATTTAATAGACCCTTCTACGGAATTGCCTAATTATATATTTTTAGATTTAAATATGCCTTTAATGAATGGGGAGGAATGCTTAGATGATATTAGAGGAGAACTAAACTTTGCGAACATTCGTGTTATTATTTATTCCGGATATTATGATGAAGAAGAAGTGAATCGTTTATTAAATAAAGGAGCAGACCAATATTTGCAAAAACCTAAATCTTTTAAAGAATTAAAAATACAGATAGAAAATTGTTTTAGCGCATAG
- a CDS encoding helix-turn-helix domain-containing protein encodes MKINVKFDFKVCCIAVLKEQLHKLAIPHVVHGPGEVEIKRPLLPEEIEELAKNLNSYGIEILEEQKSVLVQRIKNAIEEMLQEDVSQVSKISSYLSDKLNYSYTYLSNLFSETTFTSIENFIILRKVDRAKELMTKTNLSLTEIAFRLNYSSVAHLSGQFKKTTGLTPTTFQKIVEKRKENNQNLA; translated from the coding sequence ATGAAAATAAATGTAAAATTCGATTTCAAAGTGTGCTGTATTGCAGTTTTAAAAGAGCAACTGCATAAATTAGCAATTCCGCATGTTGTACATGGCCCAGGGGAAGTGGAAATTAAAAGACCTTTATTGCCAGAGGAAATAGAAGAATTGGCTAAGAATTTAAATAGTTATGGTATTGAAATTTTAGAAGAGCAAAAGTCGGTTTTAGTGCAACGCATTAAAAATGCTATTGAGGAGATGTTACAAGAAGATGTATCTCAAGTATCAAAAATATCATCTTATCTTTCTGATAAACTAAATTATTCATATACCTATTTATCTAACTTATTTTCAGAGACCACCTTTACCTCTATTGAGAATTTTATAATTCTAAGAAAAGTTGATCGGGCGAAAGAACTTATGACAAAAACTAATTTGTCATTAACAGAAATTGCCTTTCGTTTAAATTATAGTAGTGTTGCCCATTTATCGGGACAGTTTAAAAAAACAACAGGATTAACGCCAACTACGTTTCAAAAAATTGTAGAAAAGCGAAAAGAAAATAACCAAAACTTAGCATAA
- a CDS encoding helix-turn-helix domain-containing protein, with the protein MKTIALKSAKIKNIFQQLEGNFGGEIQKDAKEYILEIDNQMGQGLIKGMTFNSGISYLEFDMTFSEDFQLVTETTEETPICFAYCAKGKVAHSFGLDKKKRVLENFQTGILTSKSLQDNVIYFEKNVDIKITLIVVNPIKSETDVKTLNYKLQNLFYKENISENYIYIGSYNLKIAEKIQQLAAVSQKGIVRSLMIESLVQMILALEIEQHSEDMKSANQKTGTLSAWELTSVKELSQFINNYPERNLTVTDLCRKGGLSPSKLQEGFKLMHGRTVIDYIREVRVRKAENLIKNTDLNISEVVYSIGFTSRSYFSKIFKSKYNCSPKQYKAKQMAMAI; encoded by the coding sequence ATGAAAACAATAGCACTAAAATCAGCAAAAATTAAAAATATATTTCAGCAATTAGAAGGTAACTTCGGAGGTGAAATACAAAAGGATGCTAAAGAGTATATTTTAGAAATTGACAATCAAATGGGGCAAGGCCTTATAAAAGGTATGACCTTTAATAGCGGTATCTCTTATTTAGAATTTGACATGACCTTTTCAGAAGATTTCCAACTTGTGACAGAAACAACTGAAGAAACACCAATATGTTTTGCATATTGTGCTAAAGGTAAAGTAGCACATAGTTTTGGTTTAGATAAGAAAAAGAGAGTTTTGGAAAACTTTCAAACTGGAATATTAACTAGTAAATCATTGCAGGACAACGTAATTTACTTTGAGAAAAATGTGGATATTAAAATAACTTTAATTGTTGTCAATCCTATTAAAAGTGAGACTGATGTAAAGACCTTAAATTATAAGTTGCAAAATTTATTTTATAAGGAAAATATTTCTGAAAACTATATTTATATAGGATCTTACAATTTAAAGATCGCAGAAAAAATTCAACAATTAGCCGCTGTAAGTCAAAAAGGAATTGTTAGAAGTTTAATGATCGAAAGTTTAGTACAAATGATTTTAGCTTTAGAAATAGAGCAACATTCAGAAGATATGAAAAGTGCCAACCAAAAAACAGGAACTTTAAGTGCTTGGGAACTGACTTCTGTTAAAGAACTTTCTCAGTTTATAAATAACTATCCAGAAAGAAATCTTACAGTAACCGATCTTTGTCGTAAGGGTGGTTTATCTCCATCTAAACTACAAGAAGGGTTTAAGCTTATGCATGGCAGAACAGTTATAGATTATATTAGAGAAGTTAGGGTTCGAAAAGCAGAAAATTTAATAAAAAATACAGATCTTAATATTTCAGAAGTAGTCTATAGTATTGGGTTTACCAGCAGAAGTTACTTCTCTAAAATTTTTAAGTCGAAATATAACTGTAGTCCAAAGCAGTATAAAGCTAAGCAGATGGCAATGGCAATCTAG